The following are encoded in a window of Clostridiaceae bacterium genomic DNA:
- a CDS encoding enoyl-ACP reductase has product MGSLLLNKNILIMGLRNKWSIAWGIAKAAKEQGANLLLTYQGEREKDSASELAKHLEAQIYQCDISSDDEIDNLFNAIKLKYGKIHGLVHAIAHAKREDIHNSFINTSRDGFNHALEISAYSLVAVSRRAAELMSEGGSIVTLTYMGSEKVFPGYNVMGVAKAALEASVRYLAYDLGQFNIRVNALSAGPIKTISSKAIKDFGTILDVFEEKAPLRRKIDQDDLGDAAVFLLSNLSRGITGEVMYVDCGYNIMG; this is encoded by the coding sequence ATGGGATCATTATTACTAAATAAGAACATATTGATAATGGGATTGAGAAACAAATGGAGTATTGCTTGGGGAATAGCAAAAGCTGCGAAAGAACAAGGAGCCAATCTGCTGCTTACCTATCAGGGTGAAAGAGAGAAGGATAGCGCCAGCGAACTTGCAAAGCATCTTGAAGCACAAATTTATCAGTGTGACATATCTTCGGATGATGAAATTGATAATCTGTTTAACGCAATAAAGTTAAAATATGGAAAAATTCACGGCCTGGTACATGCAATTGCACATGCCAAAAGAGAAGATATTCATAACAGTTTTATAAATACCTCAAGAGACGGGTTTAACCATGCGCTTGAGATAAGTGCCTATTCACTTGTAGCAGTAAGCAGAAGGGCAGCAGAATTAATGAGTGAGGGGGGCAGTATAGTAACACTTACATATATGGGCTCTGAAAAAGTATTTCCAGGATATAATGTAATGGGAGTCGCAAAAGCGGCACTTGAAGCAAGTGTAAGATATCTGGCTTATGACCTTGGCCAGTTTAACATAAGAGTAAATGCACTTTCAGCAGGCCCAATAAAAACCATATCCTCAAAAGCAATAAAAGATTTCGGGACTATTCTTGATGTATTTGAGGAAAAAGCACCTTTAAGGAGAAAAATAGACCAGGATGACCTGGGAGACGCTGCGGTGTTCTTGCTCAGCAATTTGTCCAGAGGTATTACTGGAGAGGT